ATGATTTCATTGAGTGTTTCATATAAATGATCCTGTTTCTCCATATCATGTATTTTTATTTTTTGAATTGTATTCATATAAAGTCTGTCGAGAATGGGATTATCGATTTGCTGATATAAAAAATGGTGGATTAGCAAATCATCATAGCTAAAAATTTTCTTTGTAGTGGAGAATAATATTTTCCCCATAATTAAGCTAAATGTAGCATCTTGGTAAGCATATTTTAAACTATACATATCCCTATAAGATCTACTTATCCCAATAGAAAAATTATATTCTGGAAACTGTATTTCAAGATTGTTTAATAACATTTGAAGCTTGGTTAATATTTTTTCATTAGGCATTTCATCTTTGACATGAATCGAAATAATTTGTGATTTTTCTATTAAGAAACTATTTTGATAGAAAGTTTCCTCTGCTAGATCCTTTATTTTAGACAAAATGGTATTAGGCACTTGATTTTCAAAGGATTGCATTTTTTTATTTAACTGTTGAATTTGTAGAATCCAGACATATCGATTTAAATAATAATCAAAATGATAATAATTTGTTTCTCTTTTAAGGGTAGTTTCATCGGTGAATAAACCATATAAAACATTTTGTAAATATTCATCTATAGATTTTTGATGGATTAGATCGTTCTTAGAAGTATTAATCATAGATAATATAAAATTAGAGAGTATTTCAATAATAAAATAAGGATCCAAATCTCCAAATTGTCTATGGATTTTTTCTATACATAAATAACCAATAACTTGTTTTTCTGTTTTTAGTGGAAAACAATAGTATTCTTGTTCCTCATGATCAAAAATAATAGGGTCTAGAGCATAAGGATGATCTATATACCAATCTGATAGTTCCTGGGACCATTTTTTCAATGGTAAATCAAAGGATAACTTCTTTTGTTGAGGGCTACAATGATATAGTAAATTAAACTGTTTAGATAATAAATAGCATTCTCGCTGAAGAAAAAGACTTACAAGATGTATCAAGTTTTCAGCATGAAAATAGTTGGTATTCATTAAGGATACAATATTATTTCTCAGTTGTTGCTTGATGAATGCCAAAATATTATCCTTATTCATAATTTCACATAAAACTTGAAACAAAAAGGCTTGATAAGCATCATTTTTTAAAAAATGAAATAAGGGTAATTTGTTTTCCTCACATATCTTTATAATTTCTTTATCCATAGAAATCTTGTTTTGGTAAGGGAGTATGCAGCATGCAGTAATATTTTTTGCAATAAGACTTTTAAATACTTTTATTCTATCTTCATTGGAGAGAAGATCTAAGACAATAAATACTAAGTCATTCTCTTTCACCCAAAAAAGATTTCCAGGAAAAGTAACAACAGAGATACGACGGATATCCTGTTGAAAAATATTGGAATCACTTGGATGACAAAGCAAAGTTAAATGGTTTGTTTTTGCAAAACAATGGAGTTTCATATATACCACCTCTAGCGTTTATAATGTTCAGAATAAAAAATGTCAAAAAATGTACAAATATGTATAAAAGATTTTATTATTATATTAGTTTAAAAGTAATCCATCATAATAGCAATAGCAATTTTACTAAAAACATAAATTTATTTATAAATATATGTAATAAGAGGGTGAACAAATTGGATACAGACATACAAGAAGAAAAAGTAAAGATAGGAGTTATTACAATTGGACAATCACCACGAAATGATATCATGGAGGATATTAGAGGTATATTAGGAGCCAAGTTTGAAATAATTGAAAAAGGTGCACTAGATTCTTTTGATTATAATGAGGTACAAAACAACTTTTATCCCCATCCAGATTCCACTGTGTTGGTTAGTAGAATGCGGGACGGAAGACAAGTAAAATTAGCAGAAGAAAAAATTATACCTCTATTGCAGGAGTGTATCCAAAACTTAGAGGAAAGACATTGTAAGGCTATACTAATGCTGTGTACTGGTCCTTTTCCCAAGTTTTCTCATGATGTCTTATTGATCAAACCCCAAGAAATGTTTCATAATATAACACAAAAACTAAGCGATGGAAATAAGGTGGGTGTGATAGTACCAGATAAGGATCAAGTGGAGATGATTAAATATTGGTGGAATCACCACGGTGTAGAAATCGAAGTACAAGTGGCATCTCCTTATGAAGAGGGGAATAATATTATAAAGGCAGCAGAAGGGTTTCGTGATAAGGATATATCTCTTATCTTTATGGATTGTATGGGATATTCTGTAAAGATGAAACAAGATGTACACCGGACTTCAGGAAAACCCGTATTATTACCTAGAACTCTAGCAGCCCGTATTATAAATGAATTATTTAGTTAAGGTTCCATCATAACAATGATTTTTAATTATAAAAAAGCCTTTTAATAGAAAGGATTCTTTAAAGGGCTTTTGTTATGTAGGTATTTAGACAAATGGTATAATCCCAATATGGAAAAAGAGAATGTACTACTTCATTTACCCTCATATTAAGAAATAATAGTTTTTAAAATACATATAGATAATATTTTGTAGAAAAATAGAGGGATTTAATAAAGTTTTAAAGATGCAAATTTTTATTTAACTGGAAGGAAAATACTAATTTGTATAGAATTAATACTTTGTACCTATAAAAAAAGCATTCCTTTGAAAATTTAAAGGATAACTTTTTTGAATCAACAGGAAATTATAACTTATCTAAAGAATGGATTTTTTATAATTTCCTATTGGTTATAAAAATAGGGGGAATTAAGTACATTTAAAAGAGAAAAAGGGAGGTAGTTTTTTATGTTTAAAAGGTTATTAGCTTTAATGTTGGTACTACTGCTTATGGGGACTGCATTAGTAGGCTGTGGGGGTGGAGCTACACAAGACCCAGCACCTGAAGAACCGACAGAAACAGAAGAACCAGCAGCTGATGCAGAACAATTTAACATGGCTATGGTAACAGATGTAGGTGGAGTAAATGACCAATCCTTCAATGAATCTGCATGGGAAGGTCACAAAAAAGCCGAAGCAGAACTAGGCTTCAATGTTAGCTATGTAGAGTCAGAGCAAGATGCTGATTATGAAAGAAACCTTGAGACTTTACTAGATGCAGGTAATGACTTGATTTGGGGCATTGGTTTTATGATGGGAGATGCCCTTTTAGCGGCTGCAGAATTTAACCCAGATCAAAAGTATGCCATCATCGACTATGATTATGGGGATGAAACACCAGATAATCTAGTAGGGGTATTATTTAAAGATGAGCAAGCATCCTTCCTAGTAGGATACATTGCTGGTAAAATGACAGAGACCAACAAAGTAGGATTTGTCGGTGGTATGGACTTCCCGGTAATCCATGGTTTCCACTATGGATTTATGGCAGGGGTAAAGCATGCTAATCCAGATGCAGAAGTGTTAGTGCAATACGCTGACTCCTTTGTTGATGCAGCTAGAGGTAAAGCTATAGCTAACCAAATGTACCAACAAGGAGCTGACATTGTATTCCATGCTGCTGGTGGAACAGGTGACGGGGTTATTGAAGCTGCAAGAGAGCAAGATAAATATGCTATTGGTGTAGATATGGATCAAAACCATTTGGCACCTGATCATGTAATTACATCTGCCATGAAACGTGTAGACAATGCTATCTTTATGATTGCTGAACAATTAAAGGATGGTAAATTCCTAGGTGGACAAACAATAGTGTACGGTTTAGAAGATGGTGGTGTAGGAATTGCTCCTACTTCTGATAAACATGTACCTGCGGAAATACTAGAAGAGGTTGCCGAAATAGAAAAGCAAATCATCGCTGGAGAAATCTTTGTACCAAACAACAAAGAAGACTATGATGAAAACTATTAATAAGTAGTCAGCAATATAGGAACAATAAAGATAAAAGCTCAGGTTATATCCTGAGCTTTTATCTTTATTGTTGTTTTCCTTCTTGTAAAAGAAGGTTTTGCTTTAAAATATATTTAGCTTTATATTGATATTTCCATATATATACTATTAAAATAGTATATAGTATAATATTATTTATGGAATAAAGGTTTGTAATTACTGAGAGAAACGGAGGGGAATTGGTTGAGGAATATCGATTTTGACTGTAGGGTAATAGAAATGAAAAATATAACAAAGAAATTCGGTGAATTTGTAGCAAATGATAATATTAACCTTACGGTCCATAAAGGAGAAATTCATGCTTTATTAGGTGAGAATGGTGCAGGAAAGTCCACATTGATGAATATACTTTATGGATTGTATCATCCAACATCAGGAGAAATACATATAAAGGGTGAAAGGGCCAATATTACTGATCCCAATATAGCTATTAAAAAGGGTATAGGGATGGTACATCAGCATTTTATGCTTGTGGAACCTTTTACCGTAGCAGAAAATATCGTCCTGGGCATGGAACCAACGGTTTTTATGGGGAAAATGGACATGAAAAAGGCTGTGGCAGACGTTGAAGAAATATCAAAAAAATATGGCTTGCATGTAAATCCCAATGACAAAATCTATGATATTTCTGTTGGTATGCAGCAGAGGGTGGAAATATTAAAGGCATTGTATAGAGGTGCTGAAATTCTTATTTTAGACGAGCCTACTGCTGTACTGACACCTCAGGAAATAAAAGAGCTTATTGGAATCATGAGAAATCTTACTGAACAGGGGAAAACAATCATTATTATTACCCATAAACTAAAGGAAATAAAGGAAGCTGCTGATTACTGCACCATTATTAGACGGGGAAAACATATTGATACTATAAAGGTAGAAGATACAACAGAAACAGAACTGGCAGCAAAAATGGTAGGCAGAGAAGTAAGCTTTAAAGTAAATAAGGAAGATAAAGAAAAAGGAGAAGTTGTTTTAAAAATTGAAGATTTAATTGTAAAGGATAATAGAAATATAGAAGCTGTCAGAGGACTGTCATTAGAGGTTTATGCAGGGGAGATTCTAGGAATTGCTGGAGTAGACGGGAATGGACAGACTGAATTGATTGAAGCACTGACGGGACTTAGGGCTATAGAGTCTGGAAAAGTTACAGTGAATGGCATAGACATAAGCAATAAATCTCCTCGAGAAATTATTACCAACAAAATGTCTTCTATCCCAGAAGACCGGCAAAAACGTGGTCTAGTTTTGGACTATACTGTCGCTGAAAATATGATTTTGGAAAATTATCAAAAGAATCCCTTTGCTAAAAAAGGTATTTTAAATAAAAATGCAATCAATGGGTTTGCAAAGAAATTAGTTAAAAAATTTGATATCCGGCCAGAGGATGAAACTATTAAGGCTAGAACTCTTTCAGGAGGAAATCAACAAAAGGTAATCATAGCTAGGGAAGTAACCAATGATCCTGACATCCTTATAGCAGCACAGCCAACTAGAGGTTTGGATGTAGGGGCAATAGAGTTTGTTCACAAGTCTTTGGTGGAGCAACGGGATAAAAATAAAGCTGTGTTATTGGTATCTCTTGAGCTGGATGAAGTTATGAACGTTTCAGATCGTATTGCAGTAATCTATGAAGGGAATATTGTAGGTATCATAGATGCAAAGGACGCAGATGAAAACACCCTTGGCCTTATGATGGCGGGAGGAGGTAATAAAGGTGAAAAATAAATCAATTGGTGAAAAATTATTGGCGTTTATTTCAAAAGGGAGTTTTAGCTTCAGTATTATATCTATATTATTAGGTTTTATTATAGGGGCTGTAATTTTAGCCCTAGCTGGATTTAGTCCAACAGAAGCCTATAGTGTTATGATTCGAGGGGTATTTAGTCGACCTAGTTATGTGGCATGGACCATTATTGGTTCTACCCCTATTATTATTACAGGATTATCCATAGCCTTTGCCTTTAAAACCGGGCTATTTAATATAGGTGCTGAAGGCCAATTTATAATAGGTGCTATCGCTGCTGCCATTGTTGGTTATATTGTAGAACTGCCTGCCATTATCCATATCCCACTGGTATTGCTATCAGCCATAGTTGCTGCTGGAGTATGGGGAGGAATAGCTGGATTTTTAAAGGCAAAATTTGGTGTACATGAAGTTATTTCCACTATCATGTTAAACTGGATAGCTCTTTACTTAAACAATTATATTGTATTACTAGAAGGGTTTAGAAGGGCTACTTCCCAGAGAACCCATGAGATACAAAGATCTGCCAGCACTGTTTTGTTAGAACAATGGAAAAGATCTCCGGAAGGAAGAGAATGGTTAAAAGGTCATGATTTCTTAGGAGATGCCTTAAGAACCCCCTTAAACTGGGGATTTGTCATAGCTATTCTTTTAGCAGTTCTTGTATGGTTTATATTAAATAAGACAACCCTAGGCTATGAATTAAAGGCAGTGGGGTATAACAAGCATGCTGCTGAGTATGGTGGCATCAATGTTTCCAAAAGTATGTTTAGATCGATGGTTATTGCTGGGGGGTTAGCAGGAGCTGCTGGGGGATTACATGTTATGGGAATTTCAAAAAGTATTGCTAGTTTATCAGCTATGGAAGGCTTTGGATTTAACGGTATTGCTGTCGCCCTAATTGGTGGAAACACTTCCATCGGTGTTGTTCTTGCTGGATTGTTATTTAGTGCTTTACAGTATGGTGGCTCTAAAATTCAACCGGCCCTAGGGGCTCCTTCAGAGGTTATTCAGATTATGATAGGAACCATCGTATTTTTTATTGCGATGCCTAAATTAATAAAATATACTCTACAAAGCTTAAAGAAGAAAAGGGGTGCTAAAAATGCTGGATAGTTTAGGATTTATCATAGGAACCACATTAATGTATTCTACACCCTTGATTTATGCGGCCCTAGGAGGTGTTGTATCAGAAAACTCTGGGGTAGTAAATATTGGATTAGAGGGAATGATGACCATAGGTGCTTTGGCAGGAGCTACGGTTGGCTTTTATTATGGTAATCCTTGGTTGGCATTTTTAGCTGCAGGACTGGCGGGGGGAGGCCTTGCTTTATTACATGCTATTGCTTGTGTAACCTTTGATGCTGATCAAGTGGTATCCGGGATAGCAATCAACTTTTTAGGACCAGGTTTGGCATTATTTTTAAGTAGACTTTTCTTTGAAGGTGCCACCATGACAAAAGCCATTCCTTTAGATAACAAAATGCCTAGACCTTTAAATGGTGTATTCCCTCGAAATTCCTTCTTTGATTTAGTTTTTAATCAGTATGCTACAGTTTACATGGCTTTTTTACTAGTTTTTATTATATGGTACTTATTATATAAGACAAAGCTAGGTCTAAGAATAAGAGCAGTTGGAGAACACCCTAGGGCAGTTGATACATTAGGAGTAAACATATATAACATACGATATTTATGTGTAATTTTATCTGGTGCTTTAGCAGGTTTTGGGGGTGCATCTATGAGCTTAGCCATCGTATCCAACTTTCGACCTACACTTATCTCAGGACATGGTTTTATAGCATTGGCAGCCATGATTTTTGGAAAATGGAAACCCCAAGGTGCTATGTGGGCCTGCCTTTTATTTGGTGTTTCCAATGGTTTGGTGGTTTATTTAGGCAGGGCCGATGCACCATTTGAAATATCTGTACAAATTTTATCTATGCTTCCTTATGTTTTAACCTTAATCGTGTTAATGGGCTTTGTGGGGAGGGCAAATGCACCAGCTGCTGTTGGAACTCCCTATGAAAAAGGAGAGAGGTAAATCATGTAAAAGCCCTCAGCTTTATGCTGGGGGTCTTATGCAATTTTTATGCCAATAAAATTCATATACCTTTGATTTTTATATTATTAAATGTTATAATAAATATATAGACTGAAATGAAGGGGTGGTTACCATGAAAATGGGATATAATTTACATCTAGAACAATCGCAAAAACTAGTTATGACACCACAATTGAAACAAGCGATAAAAATTCTTCAGTTGGCTAGTATTGAGTTAGATCAATATATTGAACAACAAGTGGAAACCAATCCCATTTTAGAAATAAACCAAGATACTCCTGAATTACCAGGAAACGAAACGGAAGGACCAGTAGAAGAAAAAATCAATTGGAAGGAATATGTAGAAGACTTTGATAACTATGAGTATGCTAAAAAACCATACAATGAAGATGAACAATTTAACTATGAGAATATTGTTTCTAAAGAAACTACCCTCCAGGAGCACCTTTTATTTCAATATCATATAACCCTCCTAGATTATAAATACAATGAAATTGGAGAATACATTATTAATAATCTCAACGAAAACGGCTACTTAACCATATCTGTTGAGGAAATCGCTAAAGAACTTCAAGAAGAACCTAGTACTGTGGAAAATATTTTGAAAATCATACAAACCTTCGACCCTCCAGGTGTAGCGGCCCGAAATCTTAAGGAATGTTTATTGATACAATTAGAACAATTACACGGAATTAGTGACAACGTTTACAAACTTGTAGAAAACCATTTAGAGGAAGTAGCAGAAAATAAATACCCTCTTATTGCAAAAAAAATGGATATTACTACAAAGGAAGTTCAGGATATATGTGATTTTATAAGGACTTTAGAGCCAAAACCAGGGAGAAGATTTGCATCCATTAACAACAACTACTTAGTTCCAGATGCTGTAATAAAAAAAATAGGTAGGGAATATTTAGTTATACTAAATGATAGAAATGCTCCAAGGCTAACCATTAGAGATGATTATAGGAAATTATTAACCAATGAAAATGAAAATTCTGACACTGTAAAGTTTTTAAATGACAAATTAAATTCTGCTATTTGGCTTATTAGGAGTATTGAACAAAGAAGACAAACAATTTACAAGGTAGTAGAAATGATTGTAAAAAAGCAAAGAAACTTTTTTGAATATGGAAAAAAACACCTTAAGCCCATGACCCTTAAAGAAATTGCTGAAGAAATTCAAGTCCATGAATCTACTGTAAGTAGAGCTACAAATGGAAAATATGTTGATACCCCTATAGGTGTATTTGAATTAAAATACTTTTTCTCCAGTGGGGTAGAGGGCTCTGATGGAGAAGGAATTTCAGCTGAAAGCATAAAAAATTATATTAAAGAGATTGTAGAACTAGAAAATCCCCATAAACCATTAAGCGATGAAAAAATATGCAAGCAATTAACCCTTCGAGGTATTAATGTTTCAAGAAGAACGGTAGCCAAGTATCGAGATGATTTAAATATCTCATCCTCATCTAAACGAAAGAGATACTAATAAAAACCTAGGAAACGCCTAGGTTTTTTGAAATAAGAAAAATAAAAAAAATATTGATTAATAGTAAAAAATGCTATATAATTTATTTATAGATGGTTTTATTTTTTTGCCACAATAGGGACATAATATGATTTAGGGGGACAAAAAAAGTCCTAGAAAGAAGGAAAATTATGCATGATATTATAGACCTGCAAAAAAAGATTGCTCCAGAGGTTTTAACGATTATGGAAAAACGCTTTAACATTCTAAGAAATATCTATGGTATGCAACCTATAGGAAGAAGAAGCTTGGCAAACAAACTGGCCATAGGTGAACGAATTATTAGAAGTGAGGTGGAAATTCTAAAAAACCAGGGGTTAGTAGAAATAACGGCAGCAGGTATGGTGGTAACATCAGAAGGACAACAAATTATTGAAGGTCTACAGGAATACATATATAAGATTAGGGGTATAAAACACCTAGAGGATAAGCTTAAAAAGAAACTAGCTATAGATAATGTTATTATTGTACCAGGAAATATTGAAGAAGATGACTATGTGTTGGATGATATAGGGAAGGCCACTGCAGCCTGTATAGAAAGTTCAATCTATTATAATACGATTGTTGGTGTTACAGGAGGTACCACCATGGCAGCAGTTGCAAAGGGCATAACAAAACCTACTAAATACAGCAATGTAACTGTGGTTCCCGCCCGTGGAGGTATAGGTAGAGAAGTAGAAAACCAGTCTAATATCATTGCAGCAGACATGGCTAGGAGGTTAAAATGTCAATATCAGCTACTCCATGCCTCAGATATGTTAGGCGTACAGGCCATGGAAAGTATTTTAAAAGATCCTGAAATTCAAAAGGTGACCAGTATAATAAAGTCTGTTAATTTATTGGTTTTTGGCATAGGCAGGGCTGATAAAATGGCGAAAAGAAGAGAACTTTCACCTGCTATCATGGATAAGTTAGAAGACTTAAAGGCTGTAGCAGAGGCCTTCGGCTATTACTTCACTAGGGGTGGAGAAATTGTATATGAGATGCAGACTATAGGTATCAGTTTTAAGGATTTTGAAAAAATCTCTACTGTTATAGGTGTAGCTGGAGGGGCCAACAAAGCAGAAGCAATCATGGCTATATCCAACTTAAAAAAATCCATGACGTTGGTTACTGATGAAGCAGCTGCTATAGAAATATTATTGAAGTACTGAAATAAATAGAGAAGAAGTAATAATATTGATTTAAAAATCAAATAATTAAAGTTGATAGTAATGTTGATAGCAATATAATTTTATTTATAAATATATATTAGGAGGGAATAACATGAGTGTAAAAGTAGCAATTAATGGTTTTGGAAGAATTGGTAGAAATGTATTTAAGGCGGCCCTAGAGGAAAAAAGGGACTGGGAGATTGTAGCTATTAATGATTTAACAGACCCTAAAACCCTAGCTCATTTATTGAGATATGACAGTTTATATGGTAAATTTAATGGTACGATTGAAGTAAAGGAAGATGCAATTATTGTAAATGGTAAAGAAGTAAAAATCTTTGCAGAAAGAGATCCAGAACAGTTACCCTGGGGGGACTTGGGGGTAGATATTGTAATAGAGTCTACAGGTATTTTTAGAAGCAAAGATAAAGCTCAAAAACATATTACAGCTGGAGCCAAAAAGGTTGTTATTTCAGCACCAGCTAAAAAAGAAGATATTACCATTGTTATGGGTGTAAACGAAGAAAAATATGATCCAGCAAATCATCATATTGTTTCCAATGCATCTTGTACTACTAACTGTTTGGCACCATTTGCAAAAATATTAGATGAAAATTTTGGTATTAAAAAAGGATTAATGACAACAATCCATGCTTATACCAATGATCAACAGATCCTTGATTTACCCCATGAGGACTTAAGACGTGCAAGGGCGGCGGCTGAATCCATCATACCAACGACAACAGGAGCTGCTGAAGCGGTGGCCTTAGTATTACCACAATTAAAAGGCAAATTAAGTGGTATGGCTATGCGGGTGCCAACACCAACAGTTTCCGTAGTAGATTTAGTTGCTGAGCTTGACAAAAGCACTACTGCTGAAGAAGTAAATAGAGTATTAAAAGAAGCTGCAGCTGGAGAATTAAAAGGAATTCTAGATTTTTCTGAGGAACCATTGGTTTCTATTGATTATAGACAGGACCCTAATTCCTCTATTATTGATGGGTTATCTACAATTGTAATGGATGGAAATCTAGTGAAGGTTGTATCATGGTATGACAACGAGTGGGGATATTCTGTAAGGGTAGTAGATCTTGTTTCCTATATGGTGAGTAAAGGAATATAAAACAGCAGGTATTAAACAGGATAAAAATTTTGAAGACAAGCCTATACAGGATGTGACCAGTAGTTGTTACATCCTGTAAAACGATTTTATAGGTAATAGAAATACACTAAGCCTCAAATTAAACAAATAACAGGAGGGGTTATTTATGTCATTGCTAAACAAAAAAACGGTAGAGGATTTAGCTGTTGAAAACAAAAGGGTATTGGTAAGATGTGACTTTAATGTGCCTATGAATAGCCAGGGTGAAATTACTGATGATATAAGAATTAGAGCAGCATTACCTACTATCCAATATCTAGTGAAAAATAATGCAGCAGTAATTCTTATGTCCCATTTAGGAAGACCTAAAGGTGAGGCTGATCCTAAGTATTCTTTAGCTCCAGTAGCCAAAAGAATTAGTGAATTAATTAATCAAGAGATTATTTTTGCTGATGATGATATGGTGGTAGGAGAAAAGACGAAAGCATTGGCTAAGGGTTTAAAGGCTGGAGAAGTTATGCTATTGCAAAATGTTCGTTATAGGAAAGAAGAAGAAAAAAACAATCCAGAGTTTTCTAAAGAGTTAGCTGCCCTAGGAGATTTGTTTGTAAATGATGCTTTTGGCACTGCCCACCG
This Natronincola ferrireducens DNA region includes the following protein-coding sequences:
- a CDS encoding PucR family transcriptional regulator — protein: MKLHCFAKTNHLTLLCHPSDSNIFQQDIRRISVVTFPGNLFWVKENDLVFIVLDLLSNEDRIKVFKSLIAKNITACCILPYQNKISMDKEIIKICEENKLPLFHFLKNDAYQAFLFQVLCEIMNKDNILAFIKQQLRNNIVSLMNTNYFHAENLIHLVSLFLQRECYLLSKQFNLLYHCSPQQKKLSFDLPLKKWSQELSDWYIDHPYALDPIIFDHEEQEYYCFPLKTEKQVIGYLCIEKIHRQFGDLDPYFIIEILSNFILSMINTSKNDLIHQKSIDEYLQNVLYGLFTDETTLKRETNYYHFDYYLNRYVWILQIQQLNKKMQSFENQVPNTILSKIKDLAEETFYQNSFLIEKSQIISIHVKDEMPNEKILTKLQMLLNNLEIQFPEYNFSIGISRSYRDMYSLKYAYQDATFSLIMGKILFSTTKKIFSYDDLLIHHFLYQQIDNPILDRLYMNTIQKIKIHDMEKQDHLYETLNEIIYCDFNLTQAHDNLYIHRNTLYQRIKKIEKIIGLSMKSSETKLLLQIGLKLDHIYNVINQSTMAH
- a CDS encoding AroM family protein, with amino-acid sequence MDTDIQEEKVKIGVITIGQSPRNDIMEDIRGILGAKFEIIEKGALDSFDYNEVQNNFYPHPDSTVLVSRMRDGRQVKLAEEKIIPLLQECIQNLEERHCKAILMLCTGPFPKFSHDVLLIKPQEMFHNITQKLSDGNKVGVIVPDKDQVEMIKYWWNHHGVEIEVQVASPYEEGNNIIKAAEGFRDKDISLIFMDCMGYSVKMKQDVHRTSGKPVLLPRTLAARIINELFS
- a CDS encoding BMP family lipoprotein; this translates as MFKRLLALMLVLLLMGTALVGCGGGATQDPAPEEPTETEEPAADAEQFNMAMVTDVGGVNDQSFNESAWEGHKKAEAELGFNVSYVESEQDADYERNLETLLDAGNDLIWGIGFMMGDALLAAAEFNPDQKYAIIDYDYGDETPDNLVGVLFKDEQASFLVGYIAGKMTETNKVGFVGGMDFPVIHGFHYGFMAGVKHANPDAEVLVQYADSFVDAARGKAIANQMYQQGADIVFHAAGGTGDGVIEAAREQDKYAIGVDMDQNHLAPDHVITSAMKRVDNAIFMIAEQLKDGKFLGGQTIVYGLEDGGVGIAPTSDKHVPAEILEEVAEIEKQIIAGEIFVPNNKEDYDENY
- a CDS encoding ABC transporter ATP-binding protein; amino-acid sequence: MKNITKKFGEFVANDNINLTVHKGEIHALLGENGAGKSTLMNILYGLYHPTSGEIHIKGERANITDPNIAIKKGIGMVHQHFMLVEPFTVAENIVLGMEPTVFMGKMDMKKAVADVEEISKKYGLHVNPNDKIYDISVGMQQRVEILKALYRGAEILILDEPTAVLTPQEIKELIGIMRNLTEQGKTIIIITHKLKEIKEAADYCTIIRRGKHIDTIKVEDTTETELAAKMVGREVSFKVNKEDKEKGEVVLKIEDLIVKDNRNIEAVRGLSLEVYAGEILGIAGVDGNGQTELIEALTGLRAIESGKVTVNGIDISNKSPREIITNKMSSIPEDRQKRGLVLDYTVAENMILENYQKNPFAKKGILNKNAINGFAKKLVKKFDIRPEDETIKARTLSGGNQQKVIIAREVTNDPDILIAAQPTRGLDVGAIEFVHKSLVEQRDKNKAVLLVSLELDEVMNVSDRIAVIYEGNIVGIIDAKDADENTLGLMMAGGGNKGEK
- a CDS encoding ABC transporter permease → MKNKSIGEKLLAFISKGSFSFSIISILLGFIIGAVILALAGFSPTEAYSVMIRGVFSRPSYVAWTIIGSTPIIITGLSIAFAFKTGLFNIGAEGQFIIGAIAAAIVGYIVELPAIIHIPLVLLSAIVAAGVWGGIAGFLKAKFGVHEVISTIMLNWIALYLNNYIVLLEGFRRATSQRTHEIQRSASTVLLEQWKRSPEGREWLKGHDFLGDALRTPLNWGFVIAILLAVLVWFILNKTTLGYELKAVGYNKHAAEYGGINVSKSMFRSMVIAGGLAGAAGGLHVMGISKSIASLSAMEGFGFNGIAVALIGGNTSIGVVLAGLLFSALQYGGSKIQPALGAPSEVIQIMIGTIVFFIAMPKLIKYTLQSLKKKRGAKNAG
- a CDS encoding ABC transporter permease; the protein is MLDSLGFIIGTTLMYSTPLIYAALGGVVSENSGVVNIGLEGMMTIGALAGATVGFYYGNPWLAFLAAGLAGGGLALLHAIACVTFDADQVVSGIAINFLGPGLALFLSRLFFEGATMTKAIPLDNKMPRPLNGVFPRNSFFDLVFNQYATVYMAFLLVFIIWYLLYKTKLGLRIRAVGEHPRAVDTLGVNIYNIRYLCVILSGALAGFGGASMSLAIVSNFRPTLISGHGFIALAAMIFGKWKPQGAMWACLLFGVSNGLVVYLGRADAPFEISVQILSMLPYVLTLIVLMGFVGRANAPAAVGTPYEKGER
- the rpoN gene encoding RNA polymerase factor sigma-54; its protein translation is MKMGYNLHLEQSQKLVMTPQLKQAIKILQLASIELDQYIEQQVETNPILEINQDTPELPGNETEGPVEEKINWKEYVEDFDNYEYAKKPYNEDEQFNYENIVSKETTLQEHLLFQYHITLLDYKYNEIGEYIINNLNENGYLTISVEEIAKELQEEPSTVENILKIIQTFDPPGVAARNLKECLLIQLEQLHGISDNVYKLVENHLEEVAENKYPLIAKKMDITTKEVQDICDFIRTLEPKPGRRFASINNNYLVPDAVIKKIGREYLVILNDRNAPRLTIRDDYRKLLTNENENSDTVKFLNDKLNSAIWLIRSIEQRRQTIYKVVEMIVKKQRNFFEYGKKHLKPMTLKEIAEEIQVHESTVSRATNGKYVDTPIGVFELKYFFSSGVEGSDGEGISAESIKNYIKEIVELENPHKPLSDEKICKQLTLRGINVSRRTVAKYRDDLNISSSSKRKRY
- a CDS encoding sugar-binding transcriptional regulator, which encodes MHDIIDLQKKIAPEVLTIMEKRFNILRNIYGMQPIGRRSLANKLAIGERIIRSEVEILKNQGLVEITAAGMVVTSEGQQIIEGLQEYIYKIRGIKHLEDKLKKKLAIDNVIIVPGNIEEDDYVLDDIGKATAACIESSIYYNTIVGVTGGTTMAAVAKGITKPTKYSNVTVVPARGGIGREVENQSNIIAADMARRLKCQYQLLHASDMLGVQAMESILKDPEIQKVTSIIKSVNLLVFGIGRADKMAKRRELSPAIMDKLEDLKAVAEAFGYYFTRGGEIVYEMQTIGISFKDFEKISTVIGVAGGANKAEAIMAISNLKKSMTLVTDEAAAIEILLKY